From the genome of Syntrophales bacterium, one region includes:
- a CDS encoding crotonase/enoyl-CoA hydratase family protein, whose protein sequence is MTELVNISIDNYIADVRFNRPDKYNALSFDMIEAIANAIKRLEAESAVRAVVVSGEGKGFCAGLDLENFAALQSQAGNKLPGLVERYEDRITNIFQYIAYGWKQLPMPVIAAIHGVALGGGCQIALGADIRFCTPDAKFSIMEMKWGLIPDMSVSQTIRDLLPIDVAKELIFTGKIIKGEEAARLRLVTHVCEKPYEEAMLLAKEIASKSPDAIRSAKKLLNEVWHGNSARGLLMESELENNLIGTANQLEAVSANFAKRTPEFRNR, encoded by the coding sequence ATGACCGAACTTGTGAACATTTCTATTGATAACTATATAGCAGATGTCCGTTTCAACCGTCCTGATAAATATAATGCCTTAAGCTTTGATATGATTGAGGCCATCGCCAACGCCATCAAGAGACTGGAGGCGGAATCGGCGGTTAGGGCGGTTGTGGTGTCTGGCGAAGGCAAAGGCTTTTGCGCTGGCCTTGACCTGGAGAATTTCGCGGCGCTGCAGTCCCAGGCGGGAAATAAACTCCCTGGCCTCGTGGAGCGATACGAAGACAGGATCACTAATATTTTTCAGTACATTGCCTATGGATGGAAACAGCTTCCCATGCCGGTAATCGCAGCCATTCACGGGGTGGCGCTGGGCGGCGGCTGCCAGATCGCGCTGGGGGCCGATATCCGTTTCTGCACACCCGACGCTAAATTTTCCATCATGGAAATGAAATGGGGGTTGATCCCGGACATGAGCGTTTCCCAGACCATCCGCGACCTGCTGCCTATTGATGTGGCCAAGGAATTGATCTTCACGGGAAAAATCATCAAGGGCGAAGAAGCAGCCCGCTTGCGACTGGTCACCCACGTATGTGAAAAGCCATATGAAGAGGCCATGCTCCTGGCCAAAGAAATTGCCTCTAAAAGCCCGGATGCCATACGCTCCGCCAAAAAGCTGTTAAATGAGGTTTGGCATGGCAATTCAGCGCGGGGGCTGCTGATGGAGTCTGAACTTGAAAATAACCTGATTGGAACTGCCAACCAACTGGAGGCTGTTTCTGCAAACTTTGCGAAACGTACGCCAGAATTCAGGAATCGGTAG
- a CDS encoding enoyl-CoA hydratase/isomerase family protein — MAKIVKELQGNIAILTLTNGVTNAINLELVEELSKNIQEISKEARGLLLCGGEKFFSIGFDLPALITMNRAELSDFFYKFNDLALDLYTLPFPSACALAGHAIAGGNILALVCDYRFACSEARKTGLNEIRLGLPVPYLADMILRQIVGDRAATEMLYGGEFISLTDAAEIGLIDETYPTERLKAAALEKIAGLATLDAHAFSAVKTNRFEEIKNNYEKNGRVKNEFFIDCWFSEATQKTLLAAARKF, encoded by the coding sequence GTGGCCAAAATAGTTAAAGAACTGCAGGGGAATATCGCGATCCTGACCTTGACGAACGGGGTTACAAACGCGATAAATCTCGAACTCGTGGAGGAGTTGTCAAAAAACATTCAGGAAATCAGCAAGGAAGCGCGTGGCCTGCTTTTGTGCGGTGGGGAAAAGTTTTTCTCCATCGGCTTTGACCTTCCGGCCCTGATAACAATGAACAGAGCGGAATTGTCTGATTTTTTTTATAAATTCAATGACCTTGCGCTTGATTTATACACACTGCCTTTTCCGTCTGCATGCGCCCTGGCCGGTCATGCGATTGCCGGCGGAAACATCCTTGCGCTTGTCTGCGATTACCGGTTTGCCTGCTCCGAAGCAAGAAAAACAGGGTTAAATGAAATCAGGCTGGGGCTTCCGGTTCCCTACCTCGCCGATATGATTTTGCGTCAGATCGTTGGTGATCGGGCGGCAACCGAAATGCTGTACGGCGGGGAGTTCATCTCTTTAACCGACGCAGCAGAGATTGGACTGATTGATGAAACATATCCGACGGAGCGGTTGAAAGCCGCCGCGCTGGAGAAAATCGCCGGACTTGCAACCCTCGACGCTCATGCGTTTTCCGCAGTAAAAACGAATCGGTTCGAAGAGATCAAGAACAATTACGAAAAAAACGGTCGGGTTAAAAATGAGTTTTTCATCGATTGCTGGTTTAGTGAAGCGACCCAGAAAACGCTCCTTGCTGCCGCCCGGAAATTTTGA
- a CDS encoding 6-carboxytetrahydropterin synthase, which yields MTYRICKTIEIESGHMLTKHHDNCKYPHGHSRQVELILEADELDANDMVCDFSVLKIALKGFLDSFDHAMCMNTKDPLYETFKKAYGDRVIGFDDTDPTTEVIARMIFAQAREGLEKYAREKGQPYFLANGVRLVRVRVWETSTSWAEFEQ from the coding sequence ATGACTTATCGCATCTGCAAGACCATCGAGATCGAGAGCGGACACATGCTTACCAAGCATCATGACAACTGCAAGTATCCGCACGGCCATTCCCGCCAGGTCGAACTTATTCTGGAAGCCGACGAGCTCGATGCAAACGACATGGTGTGTGATTTTTCGGTTTTGAAGATTGCCCTGAAGGGGTTTCTCGATTCTTTCGATCACGCCATGTGCATGAATACGAAAGATCCGCTTTATGAAACCTTCAAAAAAGCATACGGCGACAGGGTGATCGGCTTTGACGACACCGACCCCACGACGGAGGTGATCGCCAGGATGATATTTGCTCAAGCCCGGGAGGGTCTCGAAAAGTACGCCCGGGAAAAGGGGCAGCCCTATTTTCTGGCCAATGGGGTAAGGCTGGTTCGGGTGAGAGTCTGGGAAACATCGACCAGTTGGGCGGAGTTTGAACAATAA
- a CDS encoding 7-carboxy-7-deazaguanine synthase QueE, with protein MRISETFYSLQGEGILTGQPSVFIRTAGCNLHCRWCDSAYAARQARGEERTIDSLVAEVHRYPTRFCVITGGEPMLAEGIHELAKRLVACGRHVTIETAATLAPDGIACSLASLSPKLSNSTPDVGVSEAVRIRHEAQRLQPDALRDWIDHYNYQLKFVVCSPSDIDEILDLLEKLGRNIPPERVLLMPEGVEPASLTRAAENIIPACKEHGFRFCDRLQIRLYGNKRGT; from the coding sequence ATGCGCATCTCAGAGACCTTTTATTCCCTGCAGGGCGAGGGAATTTTGACCGGCCAGCCTTCCGTTTTTATCCGCACGGCGGGCTGCAATCTTCACTGTCGCTGGTGCGACTCGGCATATGCGGCGCGGCAGGCCCGGGGGGAGGAGCGAACCATTGACAGCCTCGTTGCGGAGGTTCATCGTTATCCGACCAGATTCTGCGTAATTACGGGCGGTGAACCAATGCTGGCCGAAGGCATCCACGAGCTTGCCAAACGACTGGTTGCCTGCGGCCGGCATGTGACAATCGAAACGGCTGCCACGCTTGCCCCGGACGGAATTGCCTGTTCGCTTGCGTCTTTGAGCCCCAAACTTTCCAACTCGACGCCGGACGTGGGTGTTTCGGAGGCCGTCCGTATCAGACATGAAGCGCAGCGCCTGCAGCCTGATGCGCTCAGAGACTGGATTGACCATTATAATTATCAACTTAAATTCGTAGTCTGTTCACCTTCGGATATAGATGAAATACTGGATTTGCTGGAAAAACTGGGGAGAAACATTCCGCCAGAGCGGGTGCTTCTGATGCCGGAAGGCGTCGAGCCAGCCTCCCTGACAAGGGCTGCCGAAAATATAATTCCGGCCTGCAAGGAACACGGCTTCCGTTTCTGCGACCGATTGCAGATTCGGCTTTACGGAAACAAGAGGGGAACGTAG
- the queC gene encoding 7-cyano-7-deazaguanine synthase QueC produces MDSVTALYDASKKYRVICGMSFDYGAKHNAREIPFAAFHCQKLRIPHFVIPLDFIRDMFASDLLKSGGEIPEGHYEEATMKQTVVPFRNGIMMAIAAGYAESAGAEGIVIAAHLGDHAIYPDCREEFMASMGEAIRLGTYKQIEVIRPFIAMNKAQIAKRGKELRVDFSYTWSCYKGGDIHCGRCGTCVERREAFIIAGVKDLTVYAQEGPLPAKPGN; encoded by the coding sequence ATGGATTCGGTAACAGCGCTCTATGACGCCTCTAAGAAATATCGCGTCATCTGCGGGATGAGCTTCGATTATGGCGCGAAACACAACGCCCGGGAGATTCCGTTTGCCGCATTTCACTGTCAGAAACTGCGAATACCCCATTTCGTCATTCCACTTGATTTCATTCGCGATATGTTCGCTTCAGACCTCCTTAAATCAGGCGGAGAGATCCCCGAGGGGCATTACGAAGAGGCAACGATGAAACAGACCGTGGTTCCGTTCCGCAACGGCATCATGATGGCGATCGCGGCGGGTTATGCCGAAAGCGCCGGGGCCGAGGGGATTGTAATTGCCGCGCACCTGGGGGACCATGCAATCTATCCGGACTGTCGGGAGGAGTTTATGGCTTCCATGGGGGAGGCGATTCGGCTGGGCACTTACAAGCAAATTGAGGTGATCCGTCCGTTCATTGCCATGAACAAGGCCCAGATCGCAAAACGGGGGAAGGAGCTGCGCGTGGACTTTTCTTATACCTGGTCATGCTACAAGGGGGGAGATATCCATTGCGGTCGCTGCGGAACCTGCGTGGAGCGCCGCGAGGCGTTCATCATTGCGGGGGTTAAGGATTTGACTGTTTATGCCCAAGAGGGGCCGCTTCCCGCCAAACCCGGCAATTAA